In Planctomycetota bacterium, the genomic stretch CTACACGCCCCTGCCAGGGGCGCCGCTCTACGACGACTTCGTCGAGCGCGGCTACCGCCCGGACTTCGAGAACTTCGTCTTCAGCCGCGCCACGATCCCCGTCGGCGACATGACCCCGCAGGAACTCGAGGCGATCCATCACCAACTCGTCGCCGAGTTCCAGAGGAAGGCCACCCAAGGCGAGGTCTGGCGGCGCCGCCTCGAGGTTCTCAGCGCGACCCGCTCCTGGCGGGATGTGCGCTTCCTGGGCCGCAGGGTGGCCACGCGCCTCGGCCTGGCCAAAGGGGAGTGAGGCCATGCGCGTGACGCTCATCCAACCCGACACCGGCGGCGCCTATCCGCCGCTGAGCCTCGGCTACCTGGCCGCCTACGTGGCCGAGCGCGGCCACGCCGCGCGCATCGTGGACCTCCAGGAGCCGGCCCAGCGGCGGGAATGGGAGCGCCTGCTCGTCGAATCCCGGCCCGACCTCATTGGCCTCACGGCCCTCACGCCGAGCATCCGCGACGCAGGCCGCCTGGCCGAGCGGGCGCACCAGCTCGCCCCCCAGGCCCGCATCATCCTCGGCGGTTTCCACGCTACGATGGAGCCCGAGCAGACGCTCCGCGACCACCCGGTCATTGACTTCCTGTGCATCGGCGAGGGCGAGGAGACCCTCGCGGAGCTCTGCGCGCTCCTCGACGCCGGCCAGCCGGCCGATGGCCTGCCGGGACTCGCCTGGCGCTCGGGCGACCGCGTCGAGTTCGGCCCGCCCCGCGAGCGCATCGCCGACCTCGATCTCCTGCCCAGCCCGCACGCCTTCTACGACCTGGACTACTATTTGGATGCGGGCAGCTTCACCTACCAGTACGGCTACCGCTGCGCATCGGTGATCGCCTCGCGCGGCTGCCCGTTCCGCTGCCGGTTCTGCTCGGTGCCCGGCAAGTACATACAACCCTCGCCCCAGCACGTCGCCGACGAGATTGCGGCGCTTCTGCGGCGCGGGGCCGACGGAGTGTTCTTCCGCGACAGCACGTTCACCATCCGTCGCGAGTGGGTGCTGGCCTTCTGCGAGGCCGTGCAGCGCCGGCGGCTGCGCTTCCACTGGATCGCCAACGCCCGGCCCGACCGGGTGGACGACGAGTTGCTCGCCGCCATGAAGCGGGCAGGCTGCTTCGCGCTCTGCTACGGCGCCGAGTCGGGCCGCGACCACGTGCTCGAGTACTACGGCAAGGACCACACCGTTGCCGACACGCGCCGCGCCGTAGCGGCCACGAAGCGCGCAGGCATTCGCGTCATCGCGTACTTCATGCTCGGCGCGCCCATCGAGACGCGGGCCGACATCGAGGCGAGCCACGCGCTGGCCCGCGAGCTGGGCGCCGAGCGCACGATCTGGAAGATTTTCGCGCCGCTTCCGGGCTGCGCGATCTACAATGAACTCAAGGCCAGGGGCGTGCCGCTCGACTTCGAGGCGATCCGCACCGACCGGGCCTCGTACCCGCTGGCCGACATGACGGAGGCCGAACTCGAGGCGCGCTTCCGCGAACTCCAGCGCGAGTTCGCCTACGCGCGCGACAACCGCCTGCGGGTCTTCTGGCGCCAGCTCCGGCGCGTGCGCTCGCCCCGCGACGCCTGGCGGCTCACCCGCCGCGTCACGGGCCGCGTGCGACGGGCGCTGTTCCCGGCCGAGAACGAGTGCGTGGGGGAGGGGAGGGATGGGTGAGATGTGCCG encodes the following:
- a CDS encoding radical SAM protein, whose translation is MRVTLIQPDTGGAYPPLSLGYLAAYVAERGHAARIVDLQEPAQRREWERLLVESRPDLIGLTALTPSIRDAGRLAERAHQLAPQARIILGGFHATMEPEQTLRDHPVIDFLCIGEGEETLAELCALLDAGQPADGLPGLAWRSGDRVEFGPPRERIADLDLLPSPHAFYDLDYYLDAGSFTYQYGYRCASVIASRGCPFRCRFCSVPGKYIQPSPQHVADEIAALLRRGADGVFFRDSTFTIRREWVLAFCEAVQRRRLRFHWIANARPDRVDDELLAAMKRAGCFALCYGAESGRDHVLEYYGKDHTVADTRRAVAATKRAGIRVIAYFMLGAPIETRADIEASHALARELGAERTIWKIFAPLPGCAIYNELKARGVPLDFEAIRTDRASYPLADMTEAELEARFRELQREFAYARDNRLRVFWRQLRRVRSPRDAWRLTRRVTGRVRRALFPAENECVGEGRDG